ATCTGTGTGGGCATTGTGATTTGCCTGGGCATCCCGATGATCATGGGCATTTATCACCTGAGCTCAGCCTATGGCGAGCACGGTGTCACTAAAATGCTCGCCCGGCGGAGCGTGCCCAAATACGTGAAGTCTAATTCAAGACGTATCTTCAAAACCCGCACCAGCAATGGAAAAGTTACTGGATGATTTGATCCCGATTATGGATGTGGAGCACGATTGTATCCTGTCCAAGCAAGGAGACATCACGGTGGTATTTCAGGCAGATTTGCCTGAAATATTCACCCTTTCCGACAACGACTACGAAGCTTTTCACCAAACCTGGGTGAAAGCGCTCCGAGTGCTGCCAGCACATTCGGTCTTCCACAAGCAGGATTGGTTTGTCGACAGCCGTTATGAGCCTGATTTTTCCAGGGAGGACAAAAGCTTTTTGTCCATGCAAAGTGAGCGCCATTTTAACGAGCGACCGTTTTTGGATCACAGTTGCTACATCTACATCACCAAAAAGCCAGCAAACCGGAAAGTTTCCAGCTCGCTGGTGTCAAATCTGGTCAGACCTACGCTGATGCCAGAGGAAACGATGGATGAGAAAGTATTGCAGGATCTGCATAGCTGTGTGGGTCAATTCCGGCACATTATGGAAGATAGCGGATTTGTAAAGCTGCGCAGGTTGAGAGACGATGAGCTTTGGAGCCACAACGCGAAGGCCGGTATTATCGA
This Dyadobacter sp. UC 10 DNA region includes the following protein-coding sequences:
- a CDS encoding DUF4133 domain-containing protein is translated as MASTSIYQINKGINTSIEFKGLKAQYIWYMGGAAIVLFAIYTLLYVCGICSYICVGIVICLGIPMIMGIYHLSSAYGEHGVTKMLARRSVPKYVKSNSRRIFKTRTSNGKVTG